A DNA window from Niabella yanshanensis contains the following coding sequences:
- a CDS encoding MFS transporter: MKTRKFFNLYVDSYRGLSTPAWMLALVMLINRTGAMVLPFMAIYMRDHLHFSLEEAGIVLSFFGLGSLLGNIAGGWLTDKFGSFKVQCLSLFLAAPLYILIGKFHTVEALSAGIFTLSFIADLFRPANSAAITSYAKPENLTRAFSLNRMAINLGFSFGPFLGGLLAAISYDLLFWGNAIGCFIAAILFYSYFNNRKAQKAKAAVRIVTAENSKQQASAYRDRPYLLFAFICMLYFIPFCQLLNAMPLFFDEKAGMSKEAIGTLMGYSGFIIVLTEMVIVSIVQNRFSIYNSIILGTLFIIPGFVIYLLTTELWALYLAISLISLSEILVLPFTSTVGALRAGANNKGSYMALNSLGFSMAFIITPFLSTKIIESYGYYYLWLTDVLFIAAALAGFIMIKKMMPLKEYRISKESNKEPVLEEAC; this comes from the coding sequence ATGAAAACAAGGAAATTTTTTAACTTATATGTAGACTCTTACCGGGGTTTATCAACACCTGCCTGGATGCTGGCACTGGTAATGCTGATCAACAGAACAGGCGCCATGGTGCTTCCCTTTATGGCTATTTATATGCGTGATCACCTGCATTTTTCTTTGGAAGAAGCAGGTATCGTTTTGAGCTTTTTTGGACTAGGCTCACTGCTAGGCAATATTGCCGGCGGATGGCTCACCGATAAATTCGGTAGTTTCAAAGTACAATGCCTGAGTCTCTTCCTGGCAGCGCCACTGTATATTTTAATCGGAAAATTTCATACAGTAGAGGCGCTCTCCGCTGGTATTTTTACCCTGTCGTTTATTGCCGATCTCTTCAGGCCGGCTAACTCTGCCGCAATTACCAGCTATGCCAAACCTGAGAATTTAACGCGCGCTTTTTCATTAAACAGGATGGCCATTAACCTGGGGTTTTCTTTCGGCCCTTTTTTGGGTGGCTTGCTGGCTGCTATCTCTTACGATTTATTATTCTGGGGTAATGCTATTGGTTGCTTTATAGCAGCCATACTTTTCTATAGCTATTTTAATAATCGAAAAGCACAAAAGGCTAAAGCCGCTGTTCGTATAGTAACTGCTGAAAATAGCAAACAACAAGCTTCGGCCTACCGGGACAGGCCTTACCTGTTGTTTGCATTTATATGTATGTTGTACTTTATTCCTTTTTGCCAGCTTCTTAATGCCATGCCTTTATTTTTTGATGAAAAAGCAGGTATGAGTAAAGAGGCTATTGGTACATTGATGGGCTACAGCGGGTTTATCATTGTACTTACAGAAATGGTTATAGTGAGTATCGTTCAAAACCGTTTTTCTATTTATAACAGTATTATACTGGGAACCCTGTTTATTATTCCGGGTTTTGTTATTTATCTTCTTACTACAGAATTGTGGGCTTTGTATCTCGCCATTTCATTGATCAGTTTATCTGAAATATTGGTACTTCCCTTTACTTCTACGGTAGGCGCTTTGCGTGCGGGCGCCAATAATAAAGGTTCTTATATGGCGCTGAATTCACTGGGTTTTTCAATGGCTTTTATTATCACACCATTCCTGTCAACTAAAATAATTGAGTCGTATGGATATTACTATTTGTGGCTGACTGATGTATTATTTATCGCAGCCGCGCTCGCCGGCTTTATCATGATCAAAAAGATGATGCCTTTAAAAGAATATCGTATCAGTAAAGAATCTAATAAAGAACCGGTACTTGAAGAAGCTTGTTAG
- a CDS encoding alpha-L-arabinofuranosidase C-terminal domain-containing protein encodes MRRNIFLLLALAIGIYVPAQDKTFVVSVNKPIAPIQPTMWGVFFEDINFGADGGIYAELVKNRSFEFTKPLMGWKVDQQPVEEGSVLIQNRGVAHTANPRFARVTVNNRKRGSLSITNEGFRGMGIKKGLRYDFSTLYRSVSGKVKLYVELLNANKEVIGTTELRPSETKTWLKLKADFTSSATEEKGSMRLVFEGNGIIDLDMISLFPGDTWKNRPGGMRADMVQMLADMKPGFIRFPGGCIVEGYDLAQRYQWKKTVGPLEERQLIINRWNTEFAHRPAPDYFQTFGLGFFEYFQLCADIGAEPLPILNCGMACQFNSGEVVPLDQIQPYIDDALDLIEFANGAITTKWGKLRAQMGHPEPFHLKMLGVGNENWGPQYLERFKVFQKALKEKHPEIKLIASSGTDPVGERFNLLNTELRALDTDFIDEHYYRPPQFFFSNINRYDNYPRNGSKVFAGEYASHVPNTNGAVKSNWLAALSEAAFLTGLERNAEVVQMASYAPLFAHYDGWQWAPDLIWMNNLKIVGSPSYHVQKLYSVNKGTTVIPIQRDNKIIDGKDSLYATAAIDAESKEIIVKIVNAQPHEQKICLNFEGIKKLGGTAVHTVLQNDNLDKINTIAEPDAVAPKTKNIKVSGKKQPIAVKGYSFNVIRIKYS; translated from the coding sequence ATGCGGAGAAATATTTTTCTGTTACTGGCATTAGCGATTGGAATCTACGTGCCGGCCCAGGATAAGACATTTGTGGTTTCGGTGAATAAGCCTATAGCTCCTATTCAGCCCACGATGTGGGGTGTTTTTTTCGAAGACATCAATTTTGGAGCCGACGGAGGTATTTATGCCGAGCTGGTTAAAAACCGCTCTTTTGAGTTCACTAAACCATTGATGGGCTGGAAAGTAGATCAGCAGCCGGTTGAAGAAGGATCTGTATTAATTCAGAACAGGGGTGTGGCTCATACAGCCAACCCACGATTTGCAAGAGTTACTGTTAATAACCGGAAACGTGGTAGTTTATCTATCACAAATGAAGGATTTCGCGGCATGGGCATCAAGAAGGGCTTGCGCTACGACTTTTCTACATTGTATAGATCTGTATCCGGAAAAGTGAAATTGTATGTAGAATTGCTGAATGCGAACAAAGAAGTTATTGGCACAACAGAGCTAAGGCCTTCTGAAACTAAAACCTGGTTAAAGCTAAAGGCGGATTTTACATCCAGCGCCACAGAAGAGAAGGGCTCCATGCGCCTGGTATTCGAGGGCAATGGTATTATCGATTTGGATATGATTTCTCTTTTCCCCGGAGACACCTGGAAAAACCGTCCGGGTGGTATGAGAGCAGATATGGTGCAGATGCTTGCAGATATGAAGCCTGGTTTTATACGGTTTCCGGGAGGTTGTATAGTAGAAGGATATGATTTGGCACAAAGATACCAATGGAAAAAAACGGTAGGTCCGCTGGAGGAAAGGCAGTTAATTATCAACCGCTGGAATACGGAATTTGCGCACCGCCCGGCGCCTGATTATTTCCAGACCTTTGGTTTAGGCTTTTTTGAATATTTCCAGCTATGCGCTGATATAGGGGCAGAGCCTCTACCTATTTTAAATTGCGGTATGGCCTGCCAGTTCAATTCAGGTGAAGTGGTACCATTGGATCAGATACAGCCTTATATAGATGATGCATTGGATTTGATAGAATTTGCAAACGGCGCTATAACTACTAAATGGGGAAAACTGCGTGCCCAAATGGGACATCCCGAACCGTTTCATTTAAAAATGCTGGGTGTAGGTAATGAAAACTGGGGACCACAATATCTGGAACGTTTCAAAGTTTTTCAAAAAGCGTTGAAGGAAAAGCATCCTGAAATTAAATTGATCGCCAGTTCGGGTACGGACCCTGTAGGCGAACGGTTTAATTTACTGAATACAGAACTGCGAGCGCTGGATACTGATTTTATAGATGAGCATTACTATCGACCTCCCCAATTCTTTTTCAGCAATATCAATCGCTATGATAATTATCCAAGAAACGGTTCGAAGGTTTTTGCCGGTGAGTATGCCTCGCATGTACCCAACACCAATGGCGCAGTAAAAAGCAATTGGCTGGCGGCGCTTTCCGAAGCCGCTTTTTTAACCGGCCTCGAACGTAATGCCGAAGTGGTGCAAATGGCCTCTTATGCACCATTGTTTGCACACTACGATGGCTGGCAATGGGCGCCCGATCTGATATGGATGAATAATCTTAAAATAGTGGGTTCACCCAGCTATCATGTGCAAAAATTGTATTCTGTAAACAAGGGCACAACGGTAATACCCATTCAGAGGGACAATAAAATAATAGATGGTAAAGACAGCTTATATGCCACAGCAGCTATTGATGCCGAATCAAAAGAGATCATTGTAAAAATTGTGAATGCACAACCTCATGAACAAAAGATCTGCTTGAATTTTGAAGGGATAAAAAAGCTGGGCGGTACAGCAGTTCATACCGTTTTACAAAATGATAATTTAGACAAAATCAATACTATTGCCGAGCCGGATGCAGTTGCTCCAAAAACTAAAAACATTAAAGTATCGGGTAAAAAACAGCCGATAGCAGTAAAGGGATATTCTTTTAATGTGATCCGGATAAAATACTCTTAA
- a CDS encoding NUDIX hydrolase yields the protein MTKDKRYQHITKFTVAVDCIVFGFDGTRLKILLVKRGLEPEKGKWSLMGGFVNDNESAETAANRILKSLTGLEGIYLEQYQTFSSPDRDPVQRTISVAYFALIDINKYQESINTDFEAQWFNIKEFPQLIFDHGDMVHLAQKKLQYKAASHTILFELLPEKFTLPLLQSLFEDVFDTSFDKGNFSRKMLSTKLLIKQKEKDKSNSKKGAFYYKLDKKHYQENLHKILKLIPNPNQLL from the coding sequence TTGACTAAGGACAAAAGATATCAGCACATTACTAAGTTTACCGTGGCAGTAGACTGTATTGTTTTTGGCTTTGATGGAACAAGACTGAAAATATTGTTGGTAAAGCGCGGGCTGGAACCCGAAAAAGGCAAGTGGAGTTTAATGGGCGGTTTTGTAAACGACAACGAAAGCGCTGAAACCGCTGCTAACCGTATCCTAAAAAGTCTTACGGGTTTGGAAGGGATTTACCTGGAGCAATATCAAACCTTCTCTTCCCCCGACAGAGACCCGGTACAAAGAACCATCTCTGTTGCTTATTTTGCATTGATAGATATCAATAAATATCAAGAATCGATTAACACTGATTTTGAAGCGCAATGGTTTAACATCAAAGAATTCCCTCAGCTGATATTTGACCATGGCGATATGGTACACCTGGCGCAGAAAAAATTACAATACAAAGCAGCTTCGCATACTATCTTATTTGAATTGTTGCCGGAGAAGTTTACGCTTCCCTTATTGCAAAGCCTTTTCGAAGATGTTTTCGATACTAGTTTTGATAAAGGAAATTTCAGTCGTAAAATGTTATCTACAAAACTACTGATCAAACAAAAAGAAAAAGATAAAAGTAATTCTAAAAAAGGAGCTTTTTACTATAAGCTCGATAAAAAGCATTACCAGGAAAACCTGCACAAAATTTTAAAGCTGATCCCGAATCCGAACCAGCTTTTGTAA
- a CDS encoding S46 family peptidase — protein MKKLSIIFLVLLFSIAVRADEGMWLPQLLEALNEKRMKSLGMKMDASDIYNVNKESLKDAIVSFGGFCTGEVISDQGLVLTNHHCGFDAIQNHSTLDHNFIRDGFWAKSNAEELPNAGLFVTFIVRIEDVTDAVLKNVNNSLAENMRQSLVDRNAKQRLNEVTKETYQGAFIRPFFEGNKYYLFITETYNDVRLVGAPPSSIGNFGKDTDNWMWPRHTGDFSMFRIYAGKDNKPASYSPDNVPYRPKKSLSIAMNGMKEGDFTMIFGFPGRTTEYLPSEAVNQIMTVNDPAKIAIRDKALAAIDKYMRSDEAIKIQYASKYAGISNAWKKWQGEVLGLTNTNAVGKKQKYEAEYSRLLNNNPALKANYGTVLGQLNEAYKKIKNFALTRDYYLETTSKIELFQVVQRIRALGSKKNKPEYAEALIAEIKWMDNYLKEMNLTVDKDIFAAMMQLYLEQPSGYIASRAKEEYAKFKDYKTWANDLYSKTIFADQQKLKDLLSKDPGKLFEALTTDQGAQLVLSISNLYDNEVAPELNKIQTSINQLQRLYMKAQMDVFTDKIFYPDANSTLRVAFGNVSGYSSPTGKKYEYYTYMDGLMEKYKPGDYEFDVPEKLRELYKKKDYGKYGSNGKMPVCFIASNHTTGGNSGSPALDAHGNLVGLNFDRVWEGTMSDVNYDPSICRNIMVDIRYILFIVDKFAGAGHLVNEMKLVYPKKTY, from the coding sequence ATGAAGAAGTTATCCATTATTTTTTTGGTTCTATTGTTTTCAATTGCTGTAAGGGCTGATGAAGGAATGTGGTTACCCCAGCTGCTGGAAGCGTTAAATGAAAAGCGAATGAAATCGCTGGGTATGAAAATGGATGCCAGTGATATATATAATGTGAATAAAGAAAGCCTTAAAGATGCTATCGTAAGTTTTGGTGGTTTTTGTACCGGCGAAGTCATTTCTGATCAGGGTTTGGTTTTAACCAATCATCATTGCGGATTCGACGCCATTCAAAATCACTCTACGCTCGATCATAATTTTATAAGAGATGGATTCTGGGCAAAGTCTAATGCTGAAGAATTACCCAACGCTGGTTTGTTTGTAACTTTTATTGTAAGAATAGAAGATGTAACGGATGCGGTGTTAAAAAATGTGAACAATTCCCTGGCGGAAAATATGCGCCAGTCGCTGGTAGACAGAAATGCCAAACAAAGATTGAATGAAGTAACAAAAGAAACTTACCAGGGAGCATTTATCCGTCCTTTTTTTGAGGGTAATAAATATTACCTGTTTATAACTGAAACATATAATGATGTACGCCTGGTAGGGGCGCCGCCATCATCAATAGGAAATTTTGGAAAAGATACGGACAACTGGATGTGGCCCCGGCATACCGGTGATTTTAGTATGTTCAGGATTTATGCAGGAAAAGACAATAAGCCCGCCTCCTATTCACCGGATAATGTGCCTTATCGACCAAAGAAGTCATTATCTATTGCCATGAATGGTATGAAGGAAGGAGACTTTACGATGATTTTTGGTTTTCCCGGGCGAACTACAGAATATTTACCCAGTGAAGCCGTAAACCAGATCATGACGGTAAATGATCCGGCAAAAATTGCGATAAGAGATAAGGCGCTTGCCGCTATTGATAAATACATGCGTTCGGATGAAGCTATTAAAATTCAATATGCTTCCAAGTACGCCGGTATCAGCAATGCATGGAAAAAATGGCAGGGAGAGGTTTTAGGATTAACGAATACCAATGCAGTGGGTAAAAAACAAAAATATGAAGCCGAGTATAGCCGGTTATTAAATAATAATCCTGCCCTGAAAGCTAATTATGGTACTGTGCTTGGGCAGCTCAACGAGGCCTATAAAAAAATAAAAAATTTCGCGCTAACGCGCGATTATTATCTGGAAACGACCAGCAAAATAGAATTGTTCCAGGTGGTACAAAGGATTCGGGCTTTAGGTTCTAAAAAGAATAAACCCGAATATGCTGAAGCATTGATAGCAGAAATAAAATGGATGGATAATTATTTAAAGGAAATGAATTTAACAGTGGATAAGGACATATTCGCTGCCATGATGCAATTGTACCTGGAGCAGCCGTCGGGTTATATAGCTTCCCGCGCAAAGGAGGAGTATGCAAAATTTAAAGATTATAAAACCTGGGCCAATGATTTATATAGTAAAACCATCTTCGCTGATCAGCAAAAACTAAAGGATTTACTAAGTAAGGATCCCGGGAAATTATTTGAAGCACTGACTACTGATCAGGGCGCTCAATTGGTTCTATCGATTTCTAATTTATATGATAATGAGGTGGCACCAGAGCTCAATAAAATCCAGACCTCGATTAACCAGTTACAACGGCTCTATATGAAAGCACAGATGGACGTGTTTACCGACAAGATATTTTACCCGGATGCTAACAGCACATTGCGGGTCGCTTTTGGAAATGTTAGTGGCTACTCCTCTCCTACCGGAAAAAAATATGAATACTATACTTACATGGATGGGCTCATGGAAAAATATAAACCGGGAGACTATGAATTTGATGTGCCGGAAAAACTGCGGGAATTATACAAGAAAAAGGATTATGGAAAATATGGGTCGAATGGTAAGATGCCGGTTTGTTTTATTGCATCCAATCATACTACAGGAGGTAACAGTGGCAGCCCGGCACTGGATGCCCATGGAAACCTGGTAGGTTTAAATTTTGACCGGGTTTGGGAAGGCACTATGAGTGATGTGAATTACGATCCTTCTATTTGCCGGAATATTATGGTAGATATCAGGTATATATTGTTTATCGTAGATAAGTTTGCCGGAGCCGGTCATTTGGTTAATGAAATGAAGTTGGTGTATCCAAAAAAAACGTATTAA
- the nadA gene encoding quinolinate synthase NadA yields the protein MEAGVLESAKLELEAKGFLDVDVDPTLDLFEEINKLKKEKNAVILAHYYQEPDIQDIADYIGDSLGLAQEAEKTDADMIVFAGVHFMAETAKILNPTKKVVIPDFKAGCSLSDSCPPPLFQKFKEQHPDHVVVSYINCSAGIKALSDVIVTSSNARIIVDSFPKDQKIIFAPDKNLGAYINKVTGRDMLLWNGACMVHEIFSLEHITKLKQQHPNAKFIAHPECEEHILKMADFVGSTTGLLKYTIENEATEFIVATETGILHQMEKSSPDKKFIPAPPDNGCACNDCPHMKRNTLEKIYLCMKYETPDIIMDETLRLAAKKPIDRMLEISKQAGL from the coding sequence ATGGAAGCAGGAGTATTGGAAAGCGCAAAACTGGAATTGGAAGCCAAAGGTTTTTTGGATGTTGATGTGGATCCTACTTTGGATCTTTTCGAAGAGATCAACAAGTTGAAGAAAGAAAAGAATGCGGTGATCCTGGCGCACTATTACCAGGAGCCGGATATCCAGGATATAGCAGATTATATCGGGGATAGTTTGGGTTTGGCGCAGGAAGCTGAGAAGACCGACGCGGACATGATCGTTTTTGCCGGTGTTCATTTCATGGCAGAAACCGCTAAGATTTTGAATCCAACCAAAAAAGTGGTGATCCCCGATTTTAAAGCGGGATGTTCATTAAGCGACAGCTGTCCGCCACCCTTATTCCAAAAGTTCAAAGAGCAGCATCCGGATCATGTGGTGGTGAGCTATATTAACTGCAGCGCGGGTATTAAAGCATTGAGCGATGTGATTGTAACCAGCAGCAATGCGCGCATTATTGTGGATAGCTTTCCAAAAGATCAGAAGATCATTTTTGCACCAGACAAAAACCTGGGCGCCTATATCAACAAGGTAACCGGACGTGATATGTTATTGTGGAACGGCGCCTGTATGGTACACGAAATTTTTAGCCTGGAGCATATCACCAAGCTGAAACAACAGCACCCCAATGCGAAGTTCATAGCGCATCCCGAGTGCGAAGAACATATATTGAAAATGGCAGACTTTGTAGGTTCTACTACCGGATTGCTGAAGTATACTATTGAGAATGAAGCTACCGAATTTATCGTAGCTACTGAAACAGGTATTTTGCACCAGATGGAGAAATCGAGCCCCGATAAGAAATTTATACCGGCTCCTCCAGATAATGGTTGTGCCTGTAACGATTGTCCGCATATGAAGCGTAATACACTGGAGAAGATCTACCTGTGTATGAAGTATGAGACACCTGATATAATTATGGATGAAACATTGAGGCTGGCGGCTAAAAAGCCTATTGATCGTATGCTGGAGATCAGCAAGCAGGCTGGGTTATAA
- a CDS encoding Gfo/Idh/MocA family oxidoreductase, whose translation MSRIIKTGIASYGMSGKLFHAPFIQAHPYLELTAIVERHKEESRIKYPDSKLYRSFEELIADETLELIVVNTPVQTHFEYAKAALNAGKHIVVEKPFTVNAAEAKELDELAKAKNLLLIVYQNRRYDGDYRAIKNVVQQNLLGELKEAEMRFDRYRTGHSGKDHKEGDKPGAGNLHDLGAHIIDQAIQLFGFPEAVFADVFAMRDNMIANDYFEVLLYYPRPFRVRIKGTVFARESVYAYIINGANGTYMQQRSDLQEVKLLEDTIPSLEPWIPTPEGFDGLLHTTINGETVRKETRSEMGNYMQYYEDVYQAVANGKPNPVPAADAVLTMRVIDAALLSSKEKRVVNL comes from the coding sequence ATGTCACGTATTATTAAAACAGGTATTGCATCTTATGGCATGAGTGGAAAATTGTTCCATGCCCCGTTTATACAGGCACATCCCTACCTGGAACTCACCGCCATTGTAGAAAGACATAAAGAAGAATCCAGAATCAAATATCCTGATTCTAAGCTATACAGATCTTTTGAAGAATTGATAGCGGACGAAACCTTAGAGTTGATTGTTGTAAATACGCCCGTACAAACTCATTTCGAATATGCAAAAGCTGCTTTAAATGCGGGGAAGCATATTGTAGTGGAAAAGCCCTTTACTGTAAACGCAGCAGAAGCCAAAGAACTGGATGAATTGGCTAAGGCAAAAAATTTGTTACTGATCGTTTACCAGAACCGGCGCTACGATGGTGATTACCGTGCCATAAAAAATGTTGTGCAGCAAAACCTGTTGGGAGAATTAAAGGAAGCAGAAATGAGATTTGACCGCTACCGTACGGGCCATAGCGGTAAGGATCATAAAGAAGGTGACAAACCAGGTGCCGGTAACCTGCACGACCTGGGTGCGCACATCATCGACCAGGCTATCCAATTATTTGGATTTCCTGAAGCGGTATTTGCCGATGTATTTGCCATGCGCGACAATATGATCGCCAATGACTACTTTGAAGTATTATTATACTATCCACGCCCCTTCCGCGTAAGAATAAAAGGTACTGTTTTCGCGAGAGAATCTGTTTATGCTTATATCATCAACGGAGCAAACGGAACATATATGCAGCAACGCTCAGACCTGCAAGAGGTAAAACTACTAGAAGATACCATACCTTCTCTTGAACCCTGGATACCTACACCAGAAGGATTTGACGGTTTGTTGCATACTACTATTAACGGGGAAACCGTACGTAAAGAAACCCGATCTGAAATGGGCAACTATATGCAGTATTATGAAGATGTATACCAGGCAGTGGCCAATGGTAAACCTAACCCGGTACCGGCTGCTGATGCTGTACTAACCATGCGTGTTATTGATGCCGCATTGCTGAGTAGTAAAGAAAAAAGAGTAGTAAATTTATAA
- a CDS encoding formimidoylglutamase: MNTIKINYIAPMSIIDFLNEINITDIIGDDSYKPGQLGNAIDIYTETFPDIDNADIILVGCGEQRGRGYLGPASNAPELVRKNLYNLFYWHENIKIADIGNIKQGATYNDTQAALQTVLEELQLLHKTVIIIGGSHDLTLAQYNASRNNKQLVEITGVDSIIDLDMESPFRNDNFLMEIFTGEPNYVKHYNHLGFQSYLVHPGMLQTLDKLKFDFFRVGHVKEDIEEVEPAIRNSHLFTFDINAIANAYAPSNQLTPNGFNGEEACILMQYAGMSTNMQSIGIYGYNPQQDRDELTAKQISHMIWYTIDGRYRRLKEASFDQLEHFNEYQMAFAEIESTFLQSKKTRRWWMQLPDKTYIPCSYKDYLAAGSNEIPERWFRAQQR; the protein is encoded by the coding sequence ATGAACACTATCAAAATAAACTATATTGCGCCCATGTCTATAATTGATTTTTTAAACGAAATAAATATCACCGATATCATTGGTGATGATTCTTACAAACCCGGTCAATTAGGGAATGCAATTGACATTTATACAGAAACCTTTCCTGATATAGATAACGCTGATATTATTCTGGTGGGATGTGGTGAACAAAGAGGCCGTGGATACCTGGGGCCAGCCAGCAATGCTCCTGAACTGGTAAGGAAAAATTTATACAATCTTTTTTACTGGCATGAAAATATAAAAATAGCCGACATTGGTAATATCAAACAGGGTGCTACTTATAATGACACACAGGCGGCTTTACAAACGGTGCTCGAAGAATTACAATTACTTCATAAAACGGTTATTATTATCGGCGGCTCACATGATCTAACGCTGGCGCAATACAACGCTTCCAGAAATAACAAGCAACTGGTTGAAATAACCGGTGTTGATTCTATTATAGACCTGGATATGGAATCGCCGTTCAGAAACGATAATTTCCTGATGGAAATATTTACGGGCGAACCAAACTATGTTAAACATTACAACCACCTGGGTTTTCAAAGCTATCTGGTGCACCCGGGCATGCTACAGACTTTAGACAAATTAAAATTTGATTTCTTCAGAGTAGGCCATGTAAAAGAAGATATAGAAGAAGTAGAGCCCGCCATTCGCAACAGTCATCTTTTTACATTTGACATTAATGCCATTGCCAACGCCTACGCTCCTTCGAATCAACTTACACCTAATGGCTTTAACGGAGAAGAAGCATGTATACTAATGCAATATGCCGGTATGAGCACCAATATGCAGTCTATAGGTATCTATGGCTATAATCCACAGCAAGACCGTGATGAGTTGACTGCCAAACAAATCAGCCATATGATCTGGTATACTATTGATGGCCGTTACCGAAGGCTAAAAGAAGCTTCTTTTGATCAGCTGGAACATTTTAATGAATATCAAATGGCTTTCGCAGAAATTGAATCTACCTTCCTTCAAAGTAAAAAGACACGGCGCTGGTGGATGCAATTGCCCGATAAAACGTATATACCCTGCAGCTACAAAGATTACCTGGCAGCCGGCAGCAACGAAATACCTGAAAGATGGTTCAGGGCGCAACAACGATAA
- the fabG gene encoding 3-oxoacyl-[acyl-carrier-protein] reductase yields MMKLLENKVAIVTGAARGIGEAIAIKFAEQGAHVAFTYVSDSSAEKAKLLEEKLIALGVKAKAYKSNAGDFEQCEVFVNDVLKEFGAIDICVNNAGISKDNLLLRMTQDQWNDVLNINLNSVFYMTKQVIKPMMKAKSGSIINMTSVIGMMGNAGQASYAASKAGIIGFTKSVAKELGSRNIRCNAIAPGFVETDMTSYLNDNAGAEKYLADIPLNRFAKAEDIANVTLFLASDMSNYITGQTISACGGLNI; encoded by the coding sequence ATGATGAAACTTCTTGAGAATAAAGTTGCGATTGTAACCGGGGCAGCCAGAGGAATTGGCGAAGCTATAGCTATTAAGTTTGCAGAGCAGGGTGCGCATGTAGCTTTTACTTATGTAAGCGATAGCAGTGCAGAAAAAGCAAAGCTGCTCGAAGAGAAGTTAATTGCGTTAGGGGTAAAAGCTAAAGCTTATAAAAGTAACGCCGGCGATTTTGAACAATGCGAAGTGTTTGTAAACGATGTGTTGAAAGAATTTGGCGCCATTGATATTTGCGTGAATAACGCGGGTATTTCAAAGGACAATCTGTTGCTTCGTATGACACAGGATCAGTGGAATGATGTTCTAAATATCAACCTGAACAGTGTTTTTTATATGACCAAACAGGTGATCAAACCCATGATGAAAGCAAAGAGCGGCAGCATTATTAATATGACTTCTGTAATAGGCATGATGGGTAATGCAGGCCAGGCCAGCTATGCTGCCAGTAAGGCGGGCATTATAGGTTTTACTAAAAGTGTAGCTAAGGAATTGGGCAGCCGTAATATCCGTTGTAATGCTATAGCCCCGGGTTTTGTGGAAACCGATATGACCAGCTACCTGAATGATAATGCAGGTGCAGAAAAATATTTAGCTGATATTCCTCTGAATCGTTTTGCTAAAGCTGAAGACATTGCCAACGTTACGCTGTTTCTTGCGTCTGATATGAGTAATTACATCACAGGACAAACGATCAGTGCCTGTGGAGGTCTCAACATTTAA
- a CDS encoding DUF5715 family protein, producing the protein MAGSSGAFAQTQYDYHLEAARATGIPPIKNQTHVSSLVSKKKLVLIFAGRGYTIAKLTHSRPYLNPRSYKALKEIGAAFYIRSKKKTFTVTSVTRTLYDQKRLARVNSNAVTSKLSSHNYGCSFDISYIRFNRKKAPNARLEKALQDILTQMQRQGKIYFIKEYREKCFHVTVR; encoded by the coding sequence ATTGCTGGTTCATCTGGGGCCTTCGCTCAAACTCAATATGATTATCATCTTGAGGCAGCAAGGGCAACCGGTATTCCACCGATAAAGAATCAGACCCATGTAAGCTCTTTGGTCAGTAAAAAAAAGCTGGTGCTTATTTTTGCGGGCAGGGGATATACAATTGCGAAGCTTACGCATAGCCGTCCTTATTTAAATCCCCGGTCTTATAAAGCGTTAAAGGAAATTGGTGCTGCTTTCTATATCAGGAGCAAAAAGAAAACTTTCACAGTCACTTCAGTTACCAGAACCTTATATGACCAAAAGCGCCTGGCTCGGGTGAACAGTAATGCGGTTACCAGCAAGTTGAGTTCTCATAATTACGGCTGCTCTTTCGATATTTCCTACATCCGGTTCAACCGAAAAAAGGCGCCTAACGCAAGATTAGAAAAAGCTTTGCAGGATATACTTACTCAAATGCAACGTCAGGGTAAGATCTATTTCATTAAAGAATACCGGGAGAAATGCTTCCATGTAACGGTACGGTAA